In Afipia sp. GAS231, a single window of DNA contains:
- the recR gene encoding recombination mediator RecR, whose protein sequence is MASAVAGPEIERLIQLLARLPGLGPRSARRAALHLIKKREALMTPLAGALQVAIDKIQVCKTCGNIDTQNPCTVCTDPKRDGSIIVVVADVADLWALERANATNGRYHVLGATLSPLDGVGPQDLTIDALVARAHDSQVSEIILALNATVDGQTTAHYITDLLQEANVRVTRLAHGVPVGGELDYLDEGTLSAAMRQRTLF, encoded by the coding sequence ATGGCTTCTGCGGTTGCCGGCCCCGAAATCGAACGTCTGATCCAGTTGCTGGCGCGGCTGCCGGGCCTCGGGCCGCGTTCGGCGCGGCGCGCGGCCCTGCATCTGATCAAGAAGCGCGAGGCGCTGATGACGCCGCTGGCCGGCGCGCTGCAGGTCGCGATCGACAAGATTCAGGTTTGCAAGACCTGCGGCAACATCGACACGCAGAACCCCTGCACGGTGTGCACCGATCCGAAGCGTGACGGCTCCATCATCGTGGTGGTCGCCGACGTCGCGGATTTGTGGGCGCTGGAACGGGCCAATGCGACCAATGGCCGCTACCACGTGCTCGGCGCCACGCTGTCGCCGCTCGACGGGGTCGGTCCGCAGGATCTGACCATCGACGCGCTGGTGGCGCGCGCACACGATTCGCAGGTCAGCGAGATCATTCTGGCGCTAAACGCCACGGTGGATGGCCAGACCACCGCGCACTACATCACGGATTTGTTGCAGGAAGCCAACGTCCGGGTGACACGGCTCGCCCACGGAGTTCCCGTCGGCGGCGAGCTTGATTATCTCGATGAAGGTACGCTATCCGCAGCCATGCGGCAGCGAACACTGTTCTAA
- a CDS encoding YbaB/EbfC family nucleoid-associated protein, with protein MADFLGMMKQAAQLQSKMQAMQEELGHVEVEGVSGGGLVAVRMTAKMEVKGVKIDPSLMKAEEREVLEDLLVTAHNDARRKAEAAMQEKMQALTGGLGLPPGLGLT; from the coding sequence ATGGCTGATTTTCTCGGCATGATGAAGCAGGCGGCGCAACTGCAATCCAAGATGCAGGCGATGCAGGAAGAGCTCGGCCATGTCGAGGTCGAGGGCGTTTCCGGCGGCGGACTGGTCGCCGTGCGCATGACCGCGAAGATGGAAGTTAAAGGCGTCAAAATCGACCCGTCGCTGATGAAGGCCGAGGAACGCGAAGTGCTCGAGGACCTGCTGGTGACCGCGCATAACGACGCGCGCCGCAAGGCCGAGGCGGCGATGCAGGAAAAGATGCAGGCGCTGACCGGCGGGCTCGGCCTGCCACCCGGCCTGGGTCTTACTTGA
- a CDS encoding DNA polymerase III subunit gamma/tau, whose protein sequence is MSDAGAPPDDPEGANQGGFALGGQPDAAKPYRVLARKYRPSSFEDLIGQEAMVRTVSNAFETGRIPQAWILTGVRGVGKTTTARILARALNYEKPDGSVKGPTIHMPDLGVHCKAIMESRHMDVLEMDAASHTGVDDVRQINDSVRYAPASARYKVYIIDEVHMLSTAAFNAFLKTLEEPPEHAKFVFATTEIRKVPVTVLSRCQRFDLRRVEADVLMGHLSNIATKEGVEVEPEALGIIARAAEGSVRDSLSLFDQAIAHAAGTVRADAVRQMLGLADRTRVIDLFDSLARGDIAAAFNEFRAQYDVGADPVVVLSDLAEFVNFVTRVKIVPATADNVAFGETERVRAREFAAKLSMRVLSRMWQMLLKGIAEVQTATRPAAAAEMVLVRIAYVADLPTPDEVIRMIEQNGGGAQAAASSSASLRSAPASTASSSSSAASSMSSSPMRMPTSPRSGAEASARPQMMAPQPETNAAPALRITTFPQLVALAGEKRDIMAKTALESDMRLVRIEDGRLEVALERNAARGLVNDLSRKLEQWTGRRWTVIVSNEAGEPTLRSQNEVRKNEYARAAEADPRVQEVLARFPGAKVVEVRKLAAEPPESDATGEDPAESSDSDDD, encoded by the coding sequence ATGAGTGATGCTGGCGCTCCCCCCGATGATCCCGAAGGCGCCAACCAGGGCGGTTTCGCGCTCGGCGGTCAGCCTGACGCGGCCAAGCCCTACCGGGTGCTGGCGCGCAAATACCGCCCCTCCAGTTTCGAAGACCTGATCGGCCAGGAGGCCATGGTCCGCACCGTTTCGAATGCGTTCGAAACCGGGCGAATTCCGCAGGCCTGGATTCTGACCGGCGTCCGCGGGGTCGGCAAGACCACCACGGCGCGGATTCTCGCCCGCGCGCTGAACTACGAAAAGCCTGACGGGTCGGTGAAGGGACCGACCATCCACATGCCGGATCTCGGCGTGCACTGTAAGGCGATCATGGAAAGCCGGCACATGGACGTGCTGGAAATGGACGCCGCCTCCCATACCGGCGTCGACGATGTTCGCCAGATCAACGACAGCGTGCGCTACGCGCCGGCCAGCGCGCGCTACAAGGTCTACATCATCGACGAAGTCCACATGCTGTCGACCGCGGCCTTCAACGCCTTCCTGAAGACGCTGGAGGAGCCGCCGGAACACGCCAAGTTCGTGTTCGCCACCACCGAAATCCGAAAAGTTCCGGTCACGGTGCTGTCGCGCTGCCAGCGTTTTGACCTGCGCCGGGTCGAGGCCGACGTGCTGATGGGACACCTGTCCAACATCGCCACCAAGGAAGGCGTCGAGGTCGAACCCGAGGCGCTCGGCATCATCGCCCGTGCCGCCGAAGGCTCGGTGCGCGATTCGCTGTCGCTGTTCGACCAGGCGATTGCGCATGCGGCGGGCACCGTTCGCGCCGACGCGGTGCGGCAGATGCTGGGGCTGGCCGATCGCACCCGCGTGATCGACCTGTTCGATTCGCTGGCGCGCGGCGACATCGCCGCAGCCTTCAACGAATTCCGCGCGCAATACGACGTCGGCGCCGATCCGGTTGTGGTGCTGAGCGATCTCGCCGAATTCGTCAATTTCGTCACTCGGGTGAAGATCGTTCCGGCCACCGCCGACAATGTCGCGTTCGGCGAAACCGAGCGCGTCCGCGCCCGCGAATTCGCGGCAAAACTGTCGATGCGGGTGCTGTCGCGGATGTGGCAGATGCTGCTCAAGGGCATCGCCGAGGTGCAGACCGCGACGCGGCCGGCGGCCGCGGCCGAAATGGTGCTGGTGCGCATCGCCTATGTCGCCGACCTGCCGACGCCGGATGAGGTGATCCGGATGATCGAGCAGAACGGCGGCGGCGCGCAGGCTGCCGCCAGCTCTTCGGCGTCGTTGCGATCGGCACCGGCTTCGACCGCATCGTCCTCTTCGTCCGCAGCTTCGTCGATGTCTTCCTCGCCGATGCGCATGCCGACGTCACCGCGAAGCGGCGCCGAAGCGTCCGCGCGCCCGCAGATGATGGCGCCGCAGCCGGAGACGAATGCCGCGCCGGCGCTGCGGATCACGACCTTTCCGCAACTCGTCGCCCTGGCCGGCGAGAAGCGCGACATCATGGCCAAGACGGCGCTGGAATCCGACATGCGGCTGGTCCGCATCGAGGATGGCCGGCTCGAAGTGGCGCTGGAACGCAACGCGGCGCGTGGGCTGGTCAACGATCTCTCCCGCAAGCTCGAACAATGGACCGGGCGGCGCTGGACCGTGATCGTGTCCAACGAGGCCGGCGAACCGACGCTGCGTTCGCAGAATGAAGTCCGGAAGAACGAGTACGCCCGCGCCGCGGAGGCCGATCCGCGCGTGCAGGAGGTGCTGGCGCGGTTTCCCGGCGCCAAGGTCGTCGAAGTGCGCAAGCTTGCCGCCGAGCCGCCGGAATCCGATGCTACCGGGGAAGACCCGGCCGAGAGTTCCGACAGCGACGACGATTGA
- a CDS encoding HIT domain-containing protein, translating to MPSDASDWSLHSQLKKDTIDIGDLPLCRVLVIKDAHYPWLLLVPRRNNAVEIIDLDEVAQAQLMTEISRVAKALKEVTQCDKLNIAALGNLVPQLHVHVIARRSNDAAWPRPVWGVMPPLAHDAEEVQNFISALRRKIWLG from the coding sequence ATGCCCTCTGACGCCTCCGACTGGTCGCTGCACTCCCAGCTCAAGAAAGACACCATCGACATCGGTGACCTGCCGCTGTGCCGGGTGCTGGTCATCAAGGACGCGCATTACCCGTGGCTGCTGCTGGTGCCGCGCCGGAACAATGCGGTTGAAATCATCGATCTCGACGAGGTCGCGCAAGCGCAGTTGATGACCGAAATCTCCCGGGTCGCGAAAGCGCTGAAGGAGGTCACCCAATGCGACAAGCTCAATATCGCAGCACTGGGCAACCTGGTGCCGCAACTCCATGTTCATGTCATCGCACGGCGCTCGAACGATGCCGCCTGGCCGCGTCCGGTCTGGGGCGTAATGCCGCCGCTGGCGCATGACGCCGAGGAAGTACAGAATTTCATCAGCGCACTTCGCCGCAAGATCTGGTTGGGTTGA
- the nudC gene encoding NAD(+) diphosphatase codes for MSAFDKYPLGKPAFVTHVLDRAAHLRTNDEKLFALENHRDARAYVIYRDSLVVKQEADGPRLLLGVDEAVKLGANPGTIFLGLRDGAPLFGMGISPAAVEKLVGRADVAVTELRGMAMQGLAPIEQLSAIAMAKSMVSWHQRHGFCANCGTRTSMKEGGWKRECPNCKAEHFPRTDPVVIMLVTHGDRILLGRQKQFLPGMYSCLAGFVEAAETIEDAVRREIFEESGIRCTDVNYYMTQPWPYPSSLMIGCTARATTEEIVVDRAELEDARWFTRAEATLMHKREHPDGLFAAHPFAIAHHLIGLWLHEGSAAGA; via the coding sequence ATGTCCGCATTCGATAAGTATCCGCTCGGAAAGCCTGCCTTCGTTACCCATGTTCTCGACCGCGCCGCACATCTGCGCACCAACGACGAAAAACTGTTCGCCCTGGAAAACCACCGCGACGCCCGCGCCTATGTGATCTACCGCGACTCGCTGGTGGTGAAACAGGAAGCCGATGGTCCGCGCCTGCTGCTGGGCGTCGACGAGGCCGTGAAGCTCGGCGCCAATCCCGGCACGATCTTTTTGGGTCTACGCGACGGCGCGCCGCTGTTCGGCATGGGGATCTCGCCAGCGGCCGTGGAGAAGCTGGTGGGGCGCGCTGACGTCGCCGTCACCGAACTGCGCGGCATGGCGATGCAGGGCCTCGCTCCGATCGAGCAGCTCTCCGCGATTGCGATGGCCAAATCGATGGTGTCCTGGCATCAGCGCCACGGCTTCTGCGCCAATTGCGGTACCCGCACTTCGATGAAGGAAGGCGGCTGGAAGCGCGAGTGCCCGAACTGCAAGGCCGAGCATTTTCCACGCACCGACCCGGTCGTGATCATGCTGGTCACCCATGGCGATCGAATCCTGCTCGGCCGCCAGAAGCAGTTCCTGCCGGGGATGTATTCGTGCCTCGCCGGATTCGTCGAAGCGGCCGAGACCATCGAGGACGCGGTCCGCCGCGAGATTTTCGAGGAAAGCGGAATCCGCTGCACCGACGTGAACTACTACATGACGCAGCCCTGGCCCTATCCGTCATCGCTGATGATCGGGTGCACCGCGCGCGCCACCACCGAGGAAATCGTCGTCGACCGTGCGGAACTCGAGGACGCCCGCTGGTTTACCCGTGCCGAGGCGACCCTGATGCACAAGCGGGAGCATCCCGACGGCCTTTTTGCCGCGCATCCGTTTGCGATCGCGCACCATCTGATCGGGCTGTGGCTGCATGAGGGCAGCGCCGCCGGTGCATAA
- a CDS encoding sugar kinase: MNFHDRAPKIPPRILCIGMPVRDLTFRVGGVPARGSKENATHFEEICGGNALNAAIGIVRLGGRASICGPMGDARDTSDRYIFDKLAHEGIETKHVVRMPGLVTPISAIMIDPTGERTIVTFRDPELWKVELPPTATLLDDCAAILTESRAAEFCTDLCAEAVRRGIPVIVDVDRAMSLREGLLNASSHLVFSSEPLQETADIADDAKALHKIAKLTKSFLAGTRGPQGTIWLDEHGAIQETPAFHVHTVDTLGAGDVFHGAFALAITEKQELRQALRFASAAAALKCTRFGGAFAAPQRAEVEALLSQSQGVDRAQTAP; this comes from the coding sequence ATGAACTTTCACGACAGAGCGCCCAAAATACCGCCCCGTATTCTCTGCATCGGAATGCCGGTGCGCGACCTGACCTTCCGCGTCGGCGGCGTTCCCGCCCGCGGTTCCAAGGAAAACGCCACCCATTTCGAGGAAATCTGCGGCGGCAACGCGCTTAATGCCGCCATCGGCATCGTGCGACTCGGCGGCCGCGCCTCAATCTGCGGGCCGATGGGCGATGCCCGCGACACCTCCGACCGGTACATCTTCGACAAGCTTGCGCATGAAGGCATCGAGACCAAGCATGTGGTCCGCATGCCGGGCCTGGTGACGCCGATCTCGGCGATCATGATCGACCCGACCGGCGAGCGCACCATCGTAACTTTCCGCGATCCCGAGCTCTGGAAAGTCGAGCTGCCGCCCACCGCGACGCTGCTGGACGATTGCGCGGCGATCCTCACCGAAAGCCGAGCTGCGGAATTCTGCACGGATCTGTGCGCTGAAGCGGTCCGGCGTGGCATCCCCGTCATCGTCGACGTCGATCGTGCGATGTCGTTACGCGAGGGTCTGCTGAACGCGTCCTCCCATCTGGTGTTCTCGAGCGAACCGCTGCAGGAGACCGCCGATATCGCCGACGACGCCAAGGCGCTGCACAAGATCGCCAAACTGACCAAATCGTTCCTGGCGGGCACGCGCGGCCCGCAGGGCACCATCTGGCTGGACGAGCACGGCGCCATCCAGGAAACCCCGGCCTTCCATGTTCATACCGTCGACACGCTGGGCGCCGGCGACGTGTTCCACGGCGCCTTTGCGCTCGCCATCACCGAGAAGCAGGAGCTGCGGCAGGCGCTCCGATTCGCCTCCGCCGCCGCGGCTTTGAAATGCACCCGGTTCGGTGGCGCCTTCGCGGCCCCGCAACGTGCTGAAGTTGAAGCACTTTTGAGCCAGAGCCAGGGGGTCGACCGGGCGCAGACGGCCCCGTAG
- a CDS encoding Lrp/AsnC family transcriptional regulator has protein sequence MTDLALQIPEANRRLDAIDRKILTVLQEDASLSVAEIGDRVGLSSTPCWKRIQRLEADGVILRRVALVDQNKIGLGISVFVSVESSDHSEAWLKTFAAAVSAMPEVMEFYRMAGDVDYMLRVVVADMAAYDVFYKKLISAVPLKNVTSRFAMEKIKSVTALPVPAA, from the coding sequence ATGACCGATCTTGCCCTTCAGATTCCTGAAGCCAATCGCCGCCTCGACGCCATCGACCGCAAAATCCTCACCGTGCTGCAGGAAGACGCCTCCCTGTCGGTGGCCGAGATCGGCGACCGGGTCGGGCTATCGTCGACGCCGTGCTGGAAGCGGATCCAGCGGCTGGAGGCCGATGGCGTGATCCTGCGCCGGGTCGCCCTGGTCGATCAGAACAAGATCGGGCTCGGCATTTCCGTGTTCGTCTCGGTCGAAAGCTCCGACCATTCCGAAGCCTGGCTGAAAACCTTCGCGGCCGCCGTCAGCGCCATGCCCGAGGTGATGGAATTCTACCGGATGGCCGGCGACGTCGATTACATGCTGCGCGTCGTGGTCGCGGACATGGCAGCCTATGACGTGTTCTACAAAAAGCTGATCAGCGCCGTGCCGCTGAAGAACGTCACCTCGCGGTTTGCGATGGAGAAGATCAAGTCGGTCACCGCACTGCCGGTGCCGGCGGCGTAA